The proteins below are encoded in one region of Scatophagus argus isolate fScaArg1 chromosome 24, fScaArg1.pri, whole genome shotgun sequence:
- the LOC124055443 gene encoding histone demethylase UTY-like isoform X4 yields MQSCGVSVAVAACAAARSLGSASSGGDEGKKMAAGKASETEEDFPTLTAQERDSLVGIDSSLFGFQKLHEDGARTKALLMKAVRCYDSLILKAEGKVEPELFCQLGHFNLLLEDYPKALSAYQRYYSLQSDYWKNAAFLYGLGMVYFHYNAFQWAIKAFQEVLYIDPGFSRAKEIHLRLGLMFKVNTDYESSLKHFQLALIDSNPCTLSKAEIQFHIAHLYEIQKRYRAAKEAYESLLQTEDLPAQVKATTLQQLGWMHHTVEQLGDRASRDSYAIQCLQKSLEADPNSGQSWYFLGRCYSSIGKVQDAFISYRQSIDKSEASADTWCSIGVLYQQQNQPMDALQAYICAVQLDHSHAAAWMDLGTLYESCNQPHDAIKCYINATRSKGCTNTTALAHRIKCLQACKPNHSAEGGGSGQSLPPHVGSLGQAEDQSCPAKRRRASSPSKADSWASNSAQQPVPNWYLSPQKLQLLEQLRSNRASLKPPQLQMLGQLEAQLTMMQQHQHQMRQNASGGQVRPSLPNGPTTNSLPSPNPSLQPTRPHLGPHRPQCPSQPLANGPMGPGTHGHSDSLPVGSNSSSNNQSGPTATGPNGDVPYLQPAGSGDAALLPHTCTSTQTQDTTPRQALHLNSSQGLQKGSVPHATGSSGEGTISHPETPNSTAPVHPNNQVGHSTSTPSPQQQAHNHLPSPPSLPHSSTSGGAAPGASATKDSNTAATRVTAAASLDNGGSEGKVPSPLPSADGKIAQADGLANHIHSEEGGKVAEGGEKQSLSADNPRLSALLAGGKGPEEGEGPSEGTASTTPESHKKINNIHPAVLPSTPHAQGSSAASSPISAMSTATPSPKSSEHTQTGANSPTTTTTTTTASTAPAVNGNGKGGISEDSQSPLKAEPPTVTSLKATPPHGHSSSSSSSSSSISIYPSSTDVLKACRNLGRNGLSNSSILLDKCPPPRLPPPPSPALPKDKLNPPTPSIYLENKRDAFFPPLHQFCTNPSNPVTVIRGLAGALKLDLGLFSTKTLVEANPDHLVEVWTQLSQPADENWDPAGTKKMWRCESARSHTTIAKYAQYQAASFQESLREENEKKALKEPSDTEAASAESVARKRRGPLKHIKFGTNIDVSDERKWKQQLQELSKLPAFARVVSAGNLLSHVGHTILGMNTVQLYMKVPGSRIPGHQEHNNFCAVNINIGPGDCEWFAVPEPYWGVMSNFCEKNNINFLMGSWWPNLEDLYEADVPVYRFIQRPGDLVWLNTGTVHWVQAIGWCNNIAWNVGPLTAHQYKLAVERYEWNKLQSVKSVVPMVHLSWNMARNIKVSDHKLFEMIKYCLLRTLKQCQRVKEALASAGKETVLRPRTRDEPAHYCTICEVEVFNLLFVRRELLSKKQYVVHCQDCARKGSATLDNFVVLEQHRMEDLMQVYDQFTLAPPLHSSSS; encoded by the exons ATGCAATCGTGCGGTGTGTCTGTCGCCGTTGCTGCCTGCGCTGCTGCTCGGAGTCTAGGCTCGGCTTCTTCTGGTGGTgatgagggaaagaaaatggcGGCGGGAAAAGCGAGTGAAACAGAGGAGGACTTTCCGACACTGACAGCCCAGGAGAGGGACAGTTTGGTCGGGATCGACAG CTCACTGTTTGGATTTCAGAAGCTTCATGAAGATGGCGCCAGAACGAAGGCCCTGTTGATGAAG GCTGTCCGCTGCTACGATTCGCTCATCCTGAAGGCCGAGGGCAAAGTGGAGCCGGAGTTATTCTGCCAGCTCGGCCACTTCAACCTCCTCTTGGAGGATTACCCGAAAG CATTATCGGCATACCAGAGGTACTACAGTTTACAGTCAGACTACTGGaag AATGCTGCCTTTCTGTATGGCCTGGGAATGGTCTACTTCCACTATAATGCCTTTCAGTG GGCGATTAAAGCATTCCAGGAGGTGCTGTACATTGACCCAGGGTTCTCCCGGGCCAAAGAGATCCACCTACGCTTGGGTCTCATGTTCAAGGTCAACACAGACTATGAGTCAAGCCTAAAG CATTTTCAGCTGGCTTTGATTGACTCCAACCCCTGCACTTTGTCCAAAGCTGAAA TTCAGTTCCACATTGCTCATTTGTATGAGATACAG AAGAGATACCGGGCTGCCAAGGAGGCCTATGAGAGCCTCCTGCAGACGGAGGATCTTCCTGCACAGGTGAAGGCCACTACTCTTCAGCAGCtag GCTGGATGCATCATACAGTGGAACAGCTCGGGGACAGAGCCAGCAGGGACAGCTATGCCATCCAGTGTCTGCAGAAATCTCTGGAGGCCGACCCCAACTCTGGACAGTCCTGGTACTTCCTTGGCAG GTGCTACTCAAGTATTGGGAAGGTCCAGGATGCCTTCATCTCCTATCGGCAATCCATAGACAAGTCAGAGGCCAGTGCAGATACCTGGTGCTCTATAGG GGTGTTGTACCAGCAGCAGAACCAGCCCATGGACGCCCTGCAGGCCTACATCTGTGCCGTGCAGCTGGACCACAGCCACGCCGCTGCCTGGATGGATCTGGGCACGCTGTACGAGTCCTGCAACCAGCCGCACGACGCCATCAAGTGCTACATCAATGCCACACGCAGCAAGGGCTGCACCAACACCACAGCGCTCGCCCACCGCATCAAATGCCTGCAG GCTTGTAAGCCCAATCATAGTGCAGAGGGTGGGGGCTCGGGACAGTCTCTGCCCCCTCACGTGGGCTCGCTGGGCCAAGCGGAGGACCAGTCCTGCCCAGCTAAGAGGAGGAGAGCCTCCAGCCCTTCAAAG GCTGATTCATGGGCCAGTAACTCAGCACAGCAGCCAGTTCCCAACTGGTACCTCTCCCCTCAGAAGTTACAG TTGCTGGAACAGTTGCGGAGTAACCGGGCCAGCCTGAAGCCCCCACAGCTTCAGATGTTGGGGCAGCTGGAGGCTCAGCTCACCATgatgcagcagcaccagcaccag ATGAGACAGAACGCCTCAGGAGGTCAGGTGCGCCCCTCTCTCCCCAACGGCCCCACCACCAACTCCCTTCCCTCCCCCAACCCCAGCCTTCAACCCACCCGGCCCCACCTGGGCCCCCACCGGCCCCAGTGCCCCTCTCAGCCGCTGGCCAACGGGCCCATGGGGCCTGGGACACATGGACACTCAGACTCCCTCCCAGTGGGTAGtaacagtagtagtaataatCAGTCAGGGCCCACGGCCACAGGACCCAACGGAGACGTGCCTTACCTGCAACCTGCCGGCAGCGGCGACGCAGCACTGCTACCTCACACCTGCACAAGCACGCAAACACAGGACACCACGCCACGCCAGGCCCTGCACCTAAACTCCTCTCAG GGGCTTCAGAAGGGGTCTGTTCCTCACGCGACGGGCTCCAGTGGTGAGGGGACCATCTCTCACCCCGAGACCCCCAACTCCACCGCCCCTGTGCACCCCAACAATCAGGTTGGACATTCCACTAGCACCCCATCGCCACAGCAGCAGGCTCACAACCACCTCCCGTCCCCACCCTCCCTGCCCCACTCCTCTACCTCAGGTGGAGCAGCACCCGGTGCGTCCGCTACCAAAGATAGCAACACCGCAGCCACCCGTGTCACTGCAGCCGCATCCCTGGACAACGGGGGCTCCGAGGGCAAGGTGCCGTCGCCGCTGCCATCAGCTGATGGAAAAATAGCGCAGGCAGATGGCCTAGCCAATCATATACACTCGGAGGAAGGTGGCAAGGTGGCAGAAGGTGGTGAGAAGCAGAGCCTTAGCGCAGACAATCCTAGACTATCTGCCCTGCTGGCAGGGGGGAAGGGCCCTGAGGAGGGTGAGGGACCATCAGAAGGGACAGCATCCACCACACCCGAGTCCCACAAGAAAATCAACAACATCCACCCAGCCGTCCTGCCCTCTACCCCCCACGCACAGGGCAGTTCAGCTGCCTCTTCGCCCATCTCTGCCATGTCCACCGCCACACCCTCACCCAAGTCCTCAGAACACACCCAAACAGGCGCCAACagtcccaccaccaccaccacaaccaccactgCATCTACTGCGCCCGCTGTGAACGGTAACGGCAAAGGAGGCATCTCTGAGGACTCTCAAAGCCCACTCAAGGCTGAGCCGCCCACCGTCACTAGCCTCAAAGCTACGCCACCGCACGGAcacagctcctcttcctcatcatcgtcatcttcGATATCCATCTACCCCAGCTCCACAGACGTGCTAAAGGCCTGCAG GAACCTGGGGAGGAACGGCCTCTCCAACAGCAGCATCCTCCTCGATAAGTGCCCCCCGCCCCGGCTGCCTCCTCCACCCTCACCAGCCCTGCCCAAAGACAAGCTCAACCCCCCGACACCCAGCATCTAC CTGGAGAACAAGAGGGATGCTTTCTTCCCCCCACTGCACCAGTTCTGCACAAACCCCTCCAATCCCGTCACCGTCATCAGAGGACTGGCTGGAGCTCTCAAACTGG ATTTGGGTCTGTTCTCCACAAAGACGTTGGTGGAGGCCAACCCGGACCACCTGGTGGAGGTCTGGACGCAGCTCTCTCAACCAGCTGATGAGAATTGGGACCCGGCAGGCACAAAGAAAATGTGGCGGTGCGAAAGCGCCCGCTCTCACACCACCATCGCCAAATACGCTCAGTATCAGGCTGCTTCTTTCCAGGAGTCCCTGCGG gaggaaaatgagaagaagGCACTAAAGGAGCCCTCGGACACAGAGGCGGCATCAGCAGAGAG tGTTGCACGCAAAAGAAGGGGGCCCTTAAAGCACATCAAATTCGGAACCAACATCGACGTGTCTGATGAAAGGAA GTGGAAGCAGCAACTCCAGGAGCTCAGTAAGCTGCCGGCCTTCGCTCGAGTCGTGTCGGCCGGCAACCTGCTCAGTCACGTCGGTCACACCATCCTGGGTATGAACACGGTCCAGCTCTATATGAAAGTCCCTGGGAGCAGGATACCag GTCACCAGGAACACAACAACTTCTGCGCCGTCAACATCAACATTGGACCAGGAGACTGTGAATGGTTTGCAGTACCAGAGCCCTACTGGGGAGTGATGAGCAACTTCTGTGAAAA GAACAACATCAACTTCCTGATGGGCTCGTGGTGGCCCAACCTGGAGGACCTGTACGAGGCCGACGTACCCGTCTATCGCTTCATCCAGCGTCCAGGCGACCTGGTGTGGCTCAACACCGGCACTGTCCACTGGGTGCAGGCCATCGGCTGGTGCAACAACATCGCCTGGAACGTAGGACCTCTCACCG CCCACCAGTACAAGCTGGCCGTGGAGCGTTACGAGTGGAACAAGCTTCAGAGCGTCAAGTCCGTGGTTCCCATGGTGCACCTCTCCTGGAACATGGCACGCAACATCAAAGTGTCGGACCACAAGCTGTTTGAGATGATCAA GTACTGCCTTTTGCGGACGCTGAAGCAGTGCCAGAGGGTGAAGGAAGCCTTGGCGTCAGCCGGCAAGGAAACGGTGCTGAGGCCGAGGACCAGGGACGAGCCGGCCCACTACTGCACCATCTGTGAG gtggaggtgtTCAACCTGCTGTTTGTGCGCCGCGAGCTCCTGTCCAAGAAGCAGTACGTGGTCCACTGCCAGGACTGTGCCAGGAAAGGCAGCGCCACGCTGGACAACTTTGTGGTGCTGGAGCAGCACAGGATGGAGGACCTGATGCAGGTCTACGACCAGTTCACATTA GCCCCCCCTCttcattcatcttcatcttGA
- the LOC124055443 gene encoding lysine-specific demethylase 6A-like isoform X2, whose translation MQSCGVSVAVAACAAARSLGSASSGGDEGKKMAAGKASETEEDFPTLTAQERDSLVGIDSSLFGFQKLHEDGARTKALLMKAVRCYDSLILKAEGKVEPELFCQLGHFNLLLEDYPKALSAYQRYYSLQSDYWKNAAFLYGLGMVYFHYNAFQWAIKAFQEVLYIDPGFSRAKEIHLRLGLMFKVNTDYESSLKHFQLALIDSNPCTLSKAEIQFHIAHLYEIQKRYRAAKEAYESLLQTEDLPAQVKATTLQQLGWMHHTVEQLGDRASRDSYAIQCLQKSLEADPNSGQSWYFLGRCYSSIGKVQDAFISYRQSIDKSEASADTWCSIGVLYQQQNQPMDALQAYICAVQLDHSHAAAWMDLGTLYESCNQPHDAIKCYINATRSKGCTNTTALAHRIKCLQAQLSNPQLSSLQGKSKMLPLIEEAWSLPIPAELTSRQGGLSSAPQQACKPNHSAEGGGSGQSLPPHVGSLGQAEDQSCPAKRRRASSPSKADSWASNSAQQPVPNWYLSPQKLQLLEQLRSNRASLKPPQLQMLGQLEAQLTMMQQHQHQMRQNASGGQVRPSLPNGPTTNSLPSPNPSLQPTRPHLGPHRPQCPSQPLANGPMGPGTHGHSDSLPVGSNSSSNNQSGPTATGPNGDVPYLQPAGSGDAALLPHTCTSTQTQDTTPRQALHLNSSQGLQKGSVPHATGSSGEGTISHPETPNSTAPVHPNNQVGHSTSTPSPQQQAHNHLPSPPSLPHSSTSGGAAPGASATKDSNTAATRVTAAASLDNGGSEGKVPSPLPSADGKIAQADGLANHIHSEEGGKVAEGGEKQSLSADNPRLSALLAGGKGPEEGEGPSEGTASTTPESHKKINNIHPAVLPSTPHAQGSSAASSPISAMSTATPSPKSSEHTQTGANSPTTTTTTTTASTAPAVNGNGKGGISEDSQSPLKAEPPTVTSLKATPPHGHSSSSSSSSSSISIYPSSTDVLKACRNLGRNGLSNSSILLDKCPPPRLPPPPSPALPKDKLNPPTPSIYLENKRDAFFPPLHQFCTNPSNPVTVIRGLAGALKLDLGLFSTKTLVEANPDHLVEVWTQLSQPADENWDPAGTKKMWRCESARSHTTIAKYAQYQAASFQESLREENEKKALKEPSDTEAASAESVARKRRGPLKHIKFGTNIDVSDERKWKQQLQELSKLPAFARVVSAGNLLSHVGHTILGMNTVQLYMKVPGSRIPGHQEHNNFCAVNINIGPGDCEWFAVPEPYWGVMSNFCEKNNINFLMGSWWPNLEDLYEADVPVYRFIQRPGDLVWLNTGTVHWVQAIGWCNNIAWNVGPLTAHQYKLAVERYEWNKLQSVKSVVPMVHLSWNMARNIKVSDHKLFEMIKYCLLRTLKQCQRVKEALASAGKETVLRPRTRDEPAHYCTICEVEVFNLLFVRRELLSKKQYVVHCQDCARKGSATLDNFVVLEQHRMEDLMQVYDQFTLAPPLHSSSS comes from the exons ATGCAATCGTGCGGTGTGTCTGTCGCCGTTGCTGCCTGCGCTGCTGCTCGGAGTCTAGGCTCGGCTTCTTCTGGTGGTgatgagggaaagaaaatggcGGCGGGAAAAGCGAGTGAAACAGAGGAGGACTTTCCGACACTGACAGCCCAGGAGAGGGACAGTTTGGTCGGGATCGACAG CTCACTGTTTGGATTTCAGAAGCTTCATGAAGATGGCGCCAGAACGAAGGCCCTGTTGATGAAG GCTGTCCGCTGCTACGATTCGCTCATCCTGAAGGCCGAGGGCAAAGTGGAGCCGGAGTTATTCTGCCAGCTCGGCCACTTCAACCTCCTCTTGGAGGATTACCCGAAAG CATTATCGGCATACCAGAGGTACTACAGTTTACAGTCAGACTACTGGaag AATGCTGCCTTTCTGTATGGCCTGGGAATGGTCTACTTCCACTATAATGCCTTTCAGTG GGCGATTAAAGCATTCCAGGAGGTGCTGTACATTGACCCAGGGTTCTCCCGGGCCAAAGAGATCCACCTACGCTTGGGTCTCATGTTCAAGGTCAACACAGACTATGAGTCAAGCCTAAAG CATTTTCAGCTGGCTTTGATTGACTCCAACCCCTGCACTTTGTCCAAAGCTGAAA TTCAGTTCCACATTGCTCATTTGTATGAGATACAG AAGAGATACCGGGCTGCCAAGGAGGCCTATGAGAGCCTCCTGCAGACGGAGGATCTTCCTGCACAGGTGAAGGCCACTACTCTTCAGCAGCtag GCTGGATGCATCATACAGTGGAACAGCTCGGGGACAGAGCCAGCAGGGACAGCTATGCCATCCAGTGTCTGCAGAAATCTCTGGAGGCCGACCCCAACTCTGGACAGTCCTGGTACTTCCTTGGCAG GTGCTACTCAAGTATTGGGAAGGTCCAGGATGCCTTCATCTCCTATCGGCAATCCATAGACAAGTCAGAGGCCAGTGCAGATACCTGGTGCTCTATAGG GGTGTTGTACCAGCAGCAGAACCAGCCCATGGACGCCCTGCAGGCCTACATCTGTGCCGTGCAGCTGGACCACAGCCACGCCGCTGCCTGGATGGATCTGGGCACGCTGTACGAGTCCTGCAACCAGCCGCACGACGCCATCAAGTGCTACATCAATGCCACACGCAGCAAGGGCTGCACCAACACCACAGCGCTCGCCCACCGCATCAAATGCCTGCAG GCTCAGTTGAGTAACCCCCAGCTCAGTAGCCTACAGGGTAAAAGTAAAATGCTCCCTCTTATTGAGGAGGCATGGAGTCTGCCAATCCCAGCTGAGCTAACCTCCAGGCAGGGAGGCCTGAGCAGTGCACCACAGCAG GCTTGTAAGCCCAATCATAGTGCAGAGGGTGGGGGCTCGGGACAGTCTCTGCCCCCTCACGTGGGCTCGCTGGGCCAAGCGGAGGACCAGTCCTGCCCAGCTAAGAGGAGGAGAGCCTCCAGCCCTTCAAAG GCTGATTCATGGGCCAGTAACTCAGCACAGCAGCCAGTTCCCAACTGGTACCTCTCCCCTCAGAAGTTACAG TTGCTGGAACAGTTGCGGAGTAACCGGGCCAGCCTGAAGCCCCCACAGCTTCAGATGTTGGGGCAGCTGGAGGCTCAGCTCACCATgatgcagcagcaccagcaccag ATGAGACAGAACGCCTCAGGAGGTCAGGTGCGCCCCTCTCTCCCCAACGGCCCCACCACCAACTCCCTTCCCTCCCCCAACCCCAGCCTTCAACCCACCCGGCCCCACCTGGGCCCCCACCGGCCCCAGTGCCCCTCTCAGCCGCTGGCCAACGGGCCCATGGGGCCTGGGACACATGGACACTCAGACTCCCTCCCAGTGGGTAGtaacagtagtagtaataatCAGTCAGGGCCCACGGCCACAGGACCCAACGGAGACGTGCCTTACCTGCAACCTGCCGGCAGCGGCGACGCAGCACTGCTACCTCACACCTGCACAAGCACGCAAACACAGGACACCACGCCACGCCAGGCCCTGCACCTAAACTCCTCTCAG GGGCTTCAGAAGGGGTCTGTTCCTCACGCGACGGGCTCCAGTGGTGAGGGGACCATCTCTCACCCCGAGACCCCCAACTCCACCGCCCCTGTGCACCCCAACAATCAGGTTGGACATTCCACTAGCACCCCATCGCCACAGCAGCAGGCTCACAACCACCTCCCGTCCCCACCCTCCCTGCCCCACTCCTCTACCTCAGGTGGAGCAGCACCCGGTGCGTCCGCTACCAAAGATAGCAACACCGCAGCCACCCGTGTCACTGCAGCCGCATCCCTGGACAACGGGGGCTCCGAGGGCAAGGTGCCGTCGCCGCTGCCATCAGCTGATGGAAAAATAGCGCAGGCAGATGGCCTAGCCAATCATATACACTCGGAGGAAGGTGGCAAGGTGGCAGAAGGTGGTGAGAAGCAGAGCCTTAGCGCAGACAATCCTAGACTATCTGCCCTGCTGGCAGGGGGGAAGGGCCCTGAGGAGGGTGAGGGACCATCAGAAGGGACAGCATCCACCACACCCGAGTCCCACAAGAAAATCAACAACATCCACCCAGCCGTCCTGCCCTCTACCCCCCACGCACAGGGCAGTTCAGCTGCCTCTTCGCCCATCTCTGCCATGTCCACCGCCACACCCTCACCCAAGTCCTCAGAACACACCCAAACAGGCGCCAACagtcccaccaccaccaccacaaccaccactgCATCTACTGCGCCCGCTGTGAACGGTAACGGCAAAGGAGGCATCTCTGAGGACTCTCAAAGCCCACTCAAGGCTGAGCCGCCCACCGTCACTAGCCTCAAAGCTACGCCACCGCACGGAcacagctcctcttcctcatcatcgtcatcttcGATATCCATCTACCCCAGCTCCACAGACGTGCTAAAGGCCTGCAG GAACCTGGGGAGGAACGGCCTCTCCAACAGCAGCATCCTCCTCGATAAGTGCCCCCCGCCCCGGCTGCCTCCTCCACCCTCACCAGCCCTGCCCAAAGACAAGCTCAACCCCCCGACACCCAGCATCTAC CTGGAGAACAAGAGGGATGCTTTCTTCCCCCCACTGCACCAGTTCTGCACAAACCCCTCCAATCCCGTCACCGTCATCAGAGGACTGGCTGGAGCTCTCAAACTGG ATTTGGGTCTGTTCTCCACAAAGACGTTGGTGGAGGCCAACCCGGACCACCTGGTGGAGGTCTGGACGCAGCTCTCTCAACCAGCTGATGAGAATTGGGACCCGGCAGGCACAAAGAAAATGTGGCGGTGCGAAAGCGCCCGCTCTCACACCACCATCGCCAAATACGCTCAGTATCAGGCTGCTTCTTTCCAGGAGTCCCTGCGG gaggaaaatgagaagaagGCACTAAAGGAGCCCTCGGACACAGAGGCGGCATCAGCAGAGAG tGTTGCACGCAAAAGAAGGGGGCCCTTAAAGCACATCAAATTCGGAACCAACATCGACGTGTCTGATGAAAGGAA GTGGAAGCAGCAACTCCAGGAGCTCAGTAAGCTGCCGGCCTTCGCTCGAGTCGTGTCGGCCGGCAACCTGCTCAGTCACGTCGGTCACACCATCCTGGGTATGAACACGGTCCAGCTCTATATGAAAGTCCCTGGGAGCAGGATACCag GTCACCAGGAACACAACAACTTCTGCGCCGTCAACATCAACATTGGACCAGGAGACTGTGAATGGTTTGCAGTACCAGAGCCCTACTGGGGAGTGATGAGCAACTTCTGTGAAAA GAACAACATCAACTTCCTGATGGGCTCGTGGTGGCCCAACCTGGAGGACCTGTACGAGGCCGACGTACCCGTCTATCGCTTCATCCAGCGTCCAGGCGACCTGGTGTGGCTCAACACCGGCACTGTCCACTGGGTGCAGGCCATCGGCTGGTGCAACAACATCGCCTGGAACGTAGGACCTCTCACCG CCCACCAGTACAAGCTGGCCGTGGAGCGTTACGAGTGGAACAAGCTTCAGAGCGTCAAGTCCGTGGTTCCCATGGTGCACCTCTCCTGGAACATGGCACGCAACATCAAAGTGTCGGACCACAAGCTGTTTGAGATGATCAA GTACTGCCTTTTGCGGACGCTGAAGCAGTGCCAGAGGGTGAAGGAAGCCTTGGCGTCAGCCGGCAAGGAAACGGTGCTGAGGCCGAGGACCAGGGACGAGCCGGCCCACTACTGCACCATCTGTGAG gtggaggtgtTCAACCTGCTGTTTGTGCGCCGCGAGCTCCTGTCCAAGAAGCAGTACGTGGTCCACTGCCAGGACTGTGCCAGGAAAGGCAGCGCCACGCTGGACAACTTTGTGGTGCTGGAGCAGCACAGGATGGAGGACCTGATGCAGGTCTACGACCAGTTCACATTA GCCCCCCCTCttcattcatcttcatcttGA